The Hemibagrus wyckioides isolate EC202008001 linkage group LG10, SWU_Hwy_1.0, whole genome shotgun sequence genome includes a window with the following:
- the lingo3a gene encoding leucine-rich repeat and immunoglobulin-like domain-containing nogo receptor-interacting protein 3a, translating into MAGITALGLLGLLLLQITAPVCHCQGCPQACDCVPQRKSVNCQNKHLNSFPNGTPADTRSLDMSRNQLRWVEHGDLEAYTRLEDLDLSENLISVLEPNAFSSLLNLRVLRLRANQLKLVPMGAFSHLANLTVLDLSGNKLVILVDFTFQDLRRLQQLEVGDNDLVYISNKAFLGLTGLRELTIERCNLTSISGQALSYLRGLVSLRLRYLNIVSLEEQNFHKLGGLRGLEIDHWPFLEYISPYSFQGLSLSWLFITNTNITTVPSGALRNLIHLSSLNLSHNPISVLESWALRDLVNLKDLHLVGTNLMCVQPYGLGGLQQIRLLNLSNNRLATLEEGSFHSVNTLEMLRVDGNPLSCDCRLLWILQRRKTLNFDGKFPVCARPVEVQGKALSAFSDSALLDHFTCQRPKIRNRKLQQLSAREGQVVSFYCQADGDPTPTIFWISPQRRRITTRSTGRLIVLPEGTLEIHYVQVTDSGTYICIASNAGGNDTYFATLTVTGVPLDAGLLANRTYVGDLNDSNLNDTRVFLKFTLDLKTILVSTAMGCITFLGVVIFCFLLLFVWSRGRGQHKNNFSMEYSFRKVDGPSTSGGQGGARKFNMKMI; encoded by the coding sequence ATGGCGGGCATTACTGCCTTGGGTTTGCTGGGCCTTCTACTGCTTCAGATCACAGCTCCAGTATGCCATTGCCAAGGTTGTCCACAAGCCTGTGACTGTGTACCCCAGAGAAAGTCTGTGAATTGTCAGAACAAGCACCTGAATTCTTTTCCAAATGGAACTCCAGCTGACACAAGATCGCTAGACATGAGTAGAAACCAGTTGCGTTGGGTTGAGCATGGTGACTTGGAAGCCTACACACGTTTGGAGGACTTAGATCTTAGTGAGAATCTCATCAGTGTGCTTGAGCCCAATGCTTTTTCCAGCTTGCTTAATCTACGTGTGTTACGCCTGCGTGCCAACCAGTTGAAGCTGGTGCCAATGGGTGCCTTCTCACATCTTGCCAATCTCACAGTTTTGGACTTGAGTGGAAATAAATTGGTCATATTGGTGGATTTTACTTTCCAAGATCTTCGGAGGCTCCAACAATTGGAGGTGGGCGACAATGATTTGGTGTATATATCAAACAAGGCATTCCTGGGCTTGACTGGTTTACGAGAACTTACTATTGAGAGGTGCAACCTGACCTCTATCTCAGGACAAGCTCTTTCCTATCTCCGTGGCTTGGTGTCACTACGACTACGCTACCTCAATATTGTCTCATTAGAGGAGCAGAACTTTCATAAGCTAGGTGGACTGCGGGGTCTTGAGATTGACCACTGGCCATTTTTAGAGTACATTTCCCCATATAGTTTCCAAGGCCTCAGTTTATCCTGGCTTTTCATTACCAACACCAACATTACTACAGTTCCATCCGGTGCACTTCGTAATCTTATCCATTTATCCAGTCTGAATCTGTCCCACAATCCCATTTCTGTCCTTGAATCTTGGGCTTTGCGTGATCTGGTTAATTTGAAGGACTTACACCTTGTGGGCACCAACCTGATGTGCGTGCAGCCTTATGGCCTTGGAGGTCTGCAGCAGATACGTTTACTTAACCTGTCCAACAATAGGCTAGCAACACTAGAAGAAGGCTCTTTTCACTCTGTAAACACCTTGGAAATGCTTCGGGTTGATGGTAACCCTCTGTCCTGTGACTGCCGTTTGTTGTGGATCTTGCAGCGTCGGAAGACCCTTAACTTCGACGGCAAATTCCCAGTTTGTGCAAGACCGGTTGAGGTGCAAGGTAAAGCTCTCAGCGCCTTCTCTGACTCAGCACTCCTTGACCACTTCACATGCCAGCGACCGAAAATCCGCAACCGCAAACTACAACAGCTATCTGCACGTGAGGGTCAGGTTGTATCATTTTATTGTCAAGCAGATGGAGACCCAACTCCAACCATCTTCTGGATTTCACCTCAGCGCCGCCGGATCACTACTAGAAGCACTGGTCGTCTTATAGTGTTGCCAGAGGGCACTTTAGAAATCCACTATGTCCAAGTAACAGATAGTGGAACCTACATATGCATTGCCAGCAATGCAGGTGGCAATGACACCTACTTTGCCACATTAACTGTCACTGGGGTTCCCTTGGATGCCGGTCTTTTAGCAAATCGCACCTATGTAGGTGACCTCAATGACAGTAATCTGAATGACACACGGGTCTTCCTAAAGTTCACATTAGACCTCAAGACCATTTTGGTCTCCACAGCAATGGGTTGTATAACTTTTTTGGGTGTGGTCATATTCTGCTTCTTGCTTTTGTTTGTGTGGAGTCGTGGACGTGGACAGCACAAAAACAACTTTTCAATGGAGTACTCTTTCAGAAAGGTGGATGGCCCGTCAACCAGTGGAGGCCAAGGCGGGGCTCGAAAATTCAATATGAAAATGATATAG